Part of the Gadus chalcogrammus isolate NIFS_2021 chromosome 22, NIFS_Gcha_1.0, whole genome shotgun sequence genome is shown below.
GACTCCATGCAGTGGGACTCATCTGTATCGGGGGGTTAGCATCACAGCAGGTTGAATGCTATGGTGAGCGCACTGTGTTTAGCGGTCGCTGCCTGTGTTGCTGGTTCTGTCCCTCAAGATGGGATGAGGTAACTTTACATTCCCTATAGGGTGAGTTACTGCATAGGTCTTATATGTGCTTCACTCAGTTGTTGGTCGGATCCCTACTTGACTGATACTTAAACTACTCATGTATAATATACCGTAGTAATATTTCTATCCTGTTTTTgtgttcccgtgtgtgtgtgtttagcaggCCTTACCATCAAGCCCGTTGGAGTGTCCGTTAGACGCCATGCAACGGCATGCCTGCATTTTGTTTGACACTTGCTCTAGACGAATCACAGCCTGCTCCAGGCGCTCTATCAGGGCTTCCATGACCCGCCCCTAGAAGACCaacaagaggaagaagaagaagaagagaggaaagcaaacaatcaatcatttgaaacatttgacaAAAGTGTCTTTAGGTGAATAAAAGCAAAGGATAAATTACTTGAGAAACTTTTTATCAGGTCGTACAGATGCCCCTTCACTTCACCTGGCATTTTTCACTGAATGCTAtcgaacaaaacacacacatttgtcacacacacacacacacacacacacacgtgttgtgtgtgtgtgacgccaCATCACGCCACTATAGTGTCACCCGTCCGGAATACGATCCTGGCCCATCTAACAAGTTGATGCCGCATCTCTGTTTACAAGCTGCTGCTACAGCTAGCCTCAGCCTCCCAAACTCACACCTGCTGCCACCTGACTCAATGACCACCGATGGGCGAGAGACACAACGTCACCATCGCCATCTATTATTCACCACGCAATCCCACTGAAAAACACACGCCAACCCAGTTCCTGCACTTTAAACAATgttctctggtgtgtgtgtgtgtgtgtgtgtgtgtgtgtgtgtgtgtgtgtgtgtgtgtgtgtgtgtgtgtgcgtgtgcgtgtgcgtgtctggccGACCATGGGTGCCATCTTGTCATTCTTTGAGAGGTCTCTGGCTGGTGCCAGATGCCTATCGTAGGCCTCAAAGCTATTTAGGATCTCTGGGTCACGGCTGCCTcggttggggtgggggtggcccAGCGAACCAGCTATATGTCTGGGGGAGGTGCAGGGCTCCTGCCCTCCTAACGGTTGGCCCACTGCTGTGATCGGTTCCACTCAATCAAATATTACCTCATCCGTCGCTGTGAATGGTGACTTTGTGTTTTATAAAACCAGGTTGTAGAAATAGCTACAAAATGACGTCATCGACTCCATGACAAATTGGCTTCAATTATTAATCTTGTTACGTTCCAAGCTCTCCATGGTGATGCAGGGGCTAGATAGGACATTGGATGGCAAACACTATAACCGCGGCATCCGTTTTGCTACCTGTTAGAAAGCATTTCTGTCAATCTACAAAACTGAAAGCCTAGAGAATGCATGTGATCTCAGTCGGCTGCTGGTACATTGTCATCCATGAGCGCTGAACCCTCTGGCCTGGTATTTGATCTGGCTATATTGGGACGCTGCCTGGTCACTACAGTAGAGCTGCTGCTGGGAGTGTACTGTATGAATGATTCTAGTAGGGCTATATATAGGCccatatatatgatataaaatattattattttatataaataaaagtatcTGGACCATATAAACAAAGACAGGATATCAGTTAATAGTGTGGGGGAAAGAAGGTTAAGTATTGGTATGAATTCAAAATTGCAGGCTAAAGGTATAATTTCCGTCAATTCGATAAACATTTGTTAGAGACACAAATCTCCCCAAATAATTAATATGATAAAATATAAATTTGCCCAATATAAATTAGTATATCACCACACACAACTACAGAAGTATACCTATTTATTCGGTTATTTGGAATATCTTTATTGAACGCACACCTAAAACAACAGTGCATTACAATGATGCAGCTAATGAAATATTGTTGACACGATATTGGCGAGCGGTCAAGAGTACTGCGTCAGAGGCTCCACGTGGTTTGCAACACAAACTGATTTCCCCTGTCAAAAAAATGGAGAAAATGCTTTTGTTCCAGTGAGCCTATACAGTTAGGGCCTACGTGTCGGTGAATCATAATCTATTAAATGCTACAATGACAACACACAATTAGGATACACGAACAGATTTCGCgagtaaaaaaacacatttgaggtATAATCTTCCGTCACATTTATAAATTAAGAAAACGCTTTTCCTCACACATCGACTCTCTCAGCCAAACGCATGCCGTTGCGCAGTGTACAGGCCTACATATCTCCCATAGTATTTGATCTCTCCCATTCAGAAAAACATAATGAATCGACATtaaaacacaccacacagacatttCTTTGATTACCTCCTTCTTTCCGTCCCGAAGAGAGTTTTTATCTTGATGCTGATATTTCTTTCCCGGGAAAGATTTGACCCAGACTGTCTGCTGCAGTCTCACAACAGCCCGCCTCTGAACCAACCAGACAGTTGCGCGCGGGGCACTTCCGGGACTTCCAAATTAAGAAACATTGGCGAACTTGAGAGCGCGCGGCCCGGGCGACAGCTCGAGGACCATACAGTGACTCAGAGCCGCGATATCTCCCGTCTCGAGGGGGGATTTATCCGAGATCACGCGCAAATGCCCTGAGTATATTTTATATATCGTTGGAGATTGACTGCCACCAATTAAGAATACAATTAAGAGGACCTTTACAGTCAATCACAAACCATATACGAAAGTGTAACTTTGATGAATATGTTTCTCTTTTGACATTCTCGTTTTGTATTCTCATATCCAATCGtcttttttatttaacatgATTTTTTCATTAGTGGCTTAGAGAAGGCCTGCGCTCGATGCTCGCTCATTACCTGGATATGAGGGCCGTCCCGTCCTCACTCCTCACGTTTCATTGAGGAAAAAAAACTCTCCTCAAGCATGTTTATCCGGACAGTAGTTGCTTCAGTGTAGTCGACTTTTCGATGGTCGCTGCAATGTATTTATAGAAAAAGCCCAGTGTTACACATTTAGTGATGGGCTCAATCAGGGGTTGAAATAGCCCAATGACGTGTTTGGTTTGCTTGGCAGCTCTTTGCAAATAGATTAACAAtttggacacacacagggacaaacTTAAgccacacacgtcacacaaacATCATTATATTCTGTACACAGAAGGGGCCGACTGTATGCATACCGCATTAAGTCAGAAGGGACATATTTCCATCAGGGCCATGTTAATGGAGCGAAGTAAAGGCGTTCAATGTGTTTTGTGACACAAAAAACTCGTACAACCaggttatttaaatatataacattttatttcgatGTAGAGTAAATACTGTGGAAATTctgaaataatgttttttttccccatacCAACAGGACCTTTGCATTTAAATAGTTACACATTTACACATCTCCATCCAGTGACAATGAAAAGCTTCTctaaaaagattttttttgtctttaaatttttatatttatttcatattttcccTTGTAAAGAAATAGTTCAAGTATAAAAATTCCCAACAGTGTCGATGGCCCATCGGATCATTATTGAAGGCTAGAAGGAAAAAGCATGCATTGACAGACTACATTCTAATGGAGAAAGCAGCTTTTTTTGTCTTAAATATTATCTCGTTTTTTTCATCAGCACTAAACATTGATGAAGCACTGAACATGTTGCATGCAAGTAGGCCagtattttaaaaataaaatcagtTTCCATATAAAAGGCATTAAGCTTGCTGAAATGTCATCTCATGTTAAGGATTCCAAAAGGCAAAAAAACATGTCTATAGTTATACAGTGCACATAACAAAATGGTCTCTTAAATAACTCCTACAACAACATTTTGGTTGaatatgttaataataataatataatacaaatattattaataataataataataataataatattacgaCTAAAACTACTCaataacttatatatatatatgccttgAGATGAGTACATAATattataaatacagtacgcctGCCAAGTCATACCCTTAGAGAGCCAACAGAGTCAACACTCTAAATAAATAGCCTAGCTTAAATACTACACTTCTCCtccctcgttttttttttgttttactcaTTTTTAAATGATTCTCTTAAATAGCAATAACACATGTAAGGCACGCAGAGGAGGAAGACCCGCATGACGTCAGAGAGCTGGAAGACACAGcggccgcgccccccccccgacccctgaccccctgacccctgaccgaGGACAGGCGTGAGGCAGGCCTGTCTTTGGTTTGAGCAATCGTACACAAGAGGCCAAGTCCGGCAGTATAGgtctgtgtctgagtgtctgagtgtgtgtgtgtgtgtgtgtgtgtgtgtgtgtgtgtgtgtgtgtgtgtgtgtgtgtgtgtgtgtgtgtgtgtgtgtgtgtgtgtgtgtgtgtgtgtgtgtgtgtgtgtgtgtgtgtgtgcaaacctgACATCAGCATGGAGGTGCGTGTGCGACCGTGGGTGTGGGAATGGGGCTGGGGTGTGATTGGGGgtaatgggggaggggggtccccCACAAAATAGGGCAGGGGGATTAAAAAGTGAAAGGTCGACATTCAAGCACAAGTGATGCCTTCTTTTCCAGAACGATCCGTCTGTGTGGCGCTGGAGACCCACCTACCGGCAGCttgcctccccctccatctttctctccctctttttgtccctctatccctcccagAGCGTAAACCTTTTGTGTCGTGACGCTACGTGTGAAAGGTCGACACGCGTGTGCACGGCTGTGTTtcggcgtgtgcgtgcgtgtgtatagtTTGCGCGCGGGGCCAGCGTCCTCGCCCTAAAGTAACTGATTCAGTGATCTCTATTGATACCCCCGCACCAATGCCAGCCCCTTCATGTCGAGGgcctttgtgtgttttgttcatcaccaccccccaaacagcccccccccggTCCAAAAGTTTGTAAAAGAACTGATGACTTCTCTGTTTTCTCTTTCCTGCGTGGTTTGGTTTAGTTGTGTTTGTCTCTAggtgatgtgtttgttttgcataGCTGGAGGTCGAGAGACACAcaggattagagagagagacattcggCGTCAGGAAAGCTAACAAAAAGATGGTAGTTGTACAAAAAATATGTTCCGACTTGTGTTCACTCCTTTTTACAAACTCAACTTCCTGACAGAGGTTTgcatcttaaaaataataacaataaccatACAACAGACCTAACATGGTGGAAAACGACTCCTCTACATTTCCCTGATTATCAGAAAATATAAACTCCCGAAAAGCACTTGAAAAgacgaaaaataaaataattataataataataataattataataataacagtagCCCACTGTAGTAAGAGTAACAATAATACATATGTTATGAGGGCATGGAAGAACCAGTTACACTTTTGGAAAGTGTCTGGATATCTTCACAATGAGGAATAGCTAGCCTACGATGCTAACGCTAACAACAGCAATGGGACTCAATAAGGCTTAGTTTACAGCTATACCCACCACAGGGATTAGTTCCTGCATTTGTCAACTAGAAATAAGTACTCTACTACAATGATAATCAGAATGATACTAataaaagttataacaataaaagtaCTAATAATAGTCAATCACCCTCCTAACTTTGTTCTGAGAGATTCTTCCTTGTTCTCGCATAAATACGCACGTTTTGTTGTATGGTTGAAACACAGCAAGTTGGAAAGCTACTGCATGAAGTTCCCACCTCACCatcccatcatcatcatcatcaccaccaccatcatcaccatcattatCTTCattatcttcatcatcatcaccaccatcaccaccaccaccaccaccaccaccatcatcaccaccaccaccaccatcagcttCAACCTGCATGACTCGGCGATCTTCGAGTCTCCAGCCCTCCCActcgaccccccctccccccgccaccTTTACGGCCCATCCTCCCTCTTCCTTTTCTTCCATCGGCCCCCCTTGTGCTCCTGACCAATCAGACAGAGCGCCTGTGGGCGAGGGCGGGCCTTGCCTCCTCCCTGCTGCGTGTCCAttggctgcagtggctgctaTTGCATGCGGTCGGTCAGCTGCTGGGGCTGGTACTGGCCgaaggcggcggcggctgcggcggcggctgaCCCGGGCGCCGCGCCGCCCGCGCTCAGCGGCTGCTGAACGGCGTAGCCGTAGCCAGCGGCCGCGGCGGTCATGTAGCCCGGGGCAGCGGGCGAGGCGGCGTACGGGTACTGCTCgtaggcggcggcggcggcggcgtactGGGCGTAGGCGGCGCCGGTGTAGTCGATGTACGGGGAGGAGGCGCTGGCGGCCGAGGCGGCGCTGGCGGCGTTGGGCTGCATGTGGGGGATGACCATGCTGGGCTGCATGAAGGCCTGTGGGTACACGTAGTGCGCCGGGATCCTGCGGGGagacaacagacaaacacacggtGAGCCTTTCCTCCAGACACTGagaacaccccccaccccccttcttcCCCAAACCCAACTCCACCACACCGCTGCCAAGCGCTCCCTCCCGCCTTCCGCCGCCCACCAAACCCCCCGTTCCAAACCAGCAGTCAGAAACACCCAGGGACCCCCCAGGCCTGGTCGTcgggattagattagattagtaCAGGGTCAGAAGAGAGCTCTctggagagaggaggcagaagaagagagaaagcaGGCTGGACAGACCAGGGAGGCTGTTGGTTTGATCTCTTGTGCTTAAGGGTTTGGCTTGAATACGTGTTTTAGATCGAGTCGAGCCCCAGGTatggggtgatgatgatgatgatgaggatgatgaggatgataatgatgatgatgatgataatttcAGACTGGTTGTGTTGCTACTCGGGAAAAAATTAAGACCACTCGAATTTTGGATTAGTCTATGGTTTTAGCTTACATTGAGCCGTCGTCCGAACCTTAAGAGATATGTGTACGGATAAGAGACAAGAACGAGAGaggtaatgagagagagagagagagagagagagagagagagagagagagagagagagagagagagagagagagagagagagagagagagagtgtgagagagagagagagagagagtgtgagcgagTTGGAGAGCTGACAGATTGTCACATGTGGACGTGCGTTTGATGCCAGTCCATGGCCGTTAGGGGCAGTcatgggaggggtgtgtgtgtgtgtgtgtgtgtgtgtgtttctgtgtgtgtgtgtgtgtgtgtgtgtgtgtgtgtgtgtgtgtgtgtgtgtgtgtgtgtgtgtgtgtgtgtgtgtgtgtgtgtgtatgtgtgtgtgtgtgtgtgtgtgtgtgtgtgtgtgtgtgtgtgtgtgtgtgtgtgtgtgtgtgtgtgtgtgtgtgtgtgtgtgtgtctgtgcacgcaTTTTGGCGTGGTTATAGTTGAGAGCCCAGGGGGGAGCATTGTGAAAATGTCAGTGCCCCTTCGACCGCTGGATAGTTTTACAAAGGGGGGAAAAAACCCTGTGTGGTGTTTGGTTTTTGGACCAAAAAGTCAaggctggtgttggtggtctgAGGGTGAGAGTGGGGTTGGGGCTGGTGTTGGTGGGCAGAGGGATGCTACATTTAAATAAGCAATGAGGAAACAATGAACACATTCTGCCCTCAGTGATATGATCACATCCCACCACCCCAGGCTGAGGGCAGAGGGCTGCTTAAAGACCCACTTTATAGGAACGTGGGCAGAACGGATTCAGGGAAGAGCGCCAACTCatgactagagagagagagagagagagagagagagagagagagagagagagagagagagagagagagagagagagagagagagaggagagagagagagagagagtgtgggggagagagagagagagagagacagagagagagagtgtgggggagagagagagagagagagagagagagagagagagagacagggacaaac
Proteins encoded:
- the rbm24a gene encoding RNA-binding protein 24; its protein translation is MHSTQKDTTYTKIFVGGLPYHTTDSSLRKYFEVFGEIEEAVVITDRQTGKSRGYGFVTMSDRSAADRACKDPNPIIDGRKANVNLAYLGAKPRVMQQGFTFGVPQIHPAFIQRPYGIPAHYVYPQAFMQPSMVIPHMQPNAASAASAASASSPYIDYTGAAYAQYAAAAAAYEQYPYAASPAAPGYMTAAAAGYGYAVQQPLSAGGAAPGSAAAAAAAAFGQYQPQQLTDRMQ